Proteins from a single region of Pseudomonas sp. 10S4:
- a CDS encoding NAD(P)/FAD-dependent oxidoreductase: MKQTHVNSYYAATRNFTGDFPVLEELVECDVCIIGAGYTGLSSALFLAEAGYSVTVLEAAKVGFGASGRNGGQLVNSYSRDVDVIEERYGDKTAEVLGSMIFEGADIIRQRIQHYDIQCDYKPGGIFAALNKKQLKGLAEQKSSWERYGNKNLKMLDAADIQREVGCDNYVGGLLDMQGGHIHPLNLALGEASAIIGLGGKIYEQSAAVEITYGEPITVRTAKGVVRAKYLLIAGNAYLPQDLDNRVTRKSMPCGSQIVVTEPLSEKVARSLIKNNYCVEDCNYLLDYYRLTADNRLLYGGGVVYGAREPDDIEQLIKPKILKTFPQLKDVKIDYRWTGNFLLTMSRMPQFGRIEKNAYYMQGYSGHGVTCSHLAGKLISEMIRGDAERFDAFASLPHMPMFGGRTFQAPLTAMGAAYYALRDRFGI; encoded by the coding sequence ATGAAACAAACGCATGTAAACAGCTACTACGCCGCGACCCGTAACTTCACCGGCGACTTCCCGGTGCTTGAAGAACTGGTTGAGTGCGACGTCTGCATCATCGGTGCCGGCTACACCGGTTTGTCCTCGGCACTGTTCCTGGCCGAAGCCGGCTACAGCGTCACCGTGCTCGAAGCCGCCAAAGTCGGTTTCGGCGCCAGCGGTCGCAACGGCGGCCAACTGGTCAACTCCTACAGCCGCGACGTCGACGTGATCGAAGAACGCTACGGCGACAAGACTGCCGAAGTCCTCGGCAGCATGATCTTCGAAGGCGCCGATATCATCCGTCAGCGCATTCAGCACTACGACATCCAGTGCGACTACAAGCCCGGCGGCATCTTCGCTGCGCTGAACAAAAAGCAACTCAAAGGCCTGGCCGAGCAGAAAAGCAGCTGGGAACGCTACGGCAACAAAAACCTGAAAATGCTCGACGCGGCGGACATCCAGCGTGAAGTCGGTTGCGACAACTACGTCGGCGGCCTGCTCGACATGCAGGGCGGCCACATCCACCCGCTGAACCTGGCGCTCGGCGAAGCCTCGGCGATCATCGGCCTGGGCGGCAAGATCTACGAACAGTCGGCGGCGGTGGAAATCACCTACGGCGAACCGATCACCGTGCGCACCGCCAAAGGCGTGGTTCGGGCCAAGTACCTGCTGATCGCCGGCAACGCCTATTTGCCGCAAGACCTCGACAACCGCGTCACGCGCAAAAGCATGCCGTGCGGCTCGCAAATCGTCGTCACCGAACCGTTGTCCGAGAAGGTTGCGCGCAGCCTGATCAAAAACAACTACTGCGTCGAAGACTGCAACTACCTGCTCGACTACTATCGCCTCACCGCCGACAACCGCTTGCTGTATGGCGGCGGCGTGGTCTACGGCGCCCGCGAACCGGATGACATCGAGCAACTGATCAAGCCGAAAATCCTCAAGACCTTCCCGCAACTCAAGGACGTGAAGATCGACTACCGCTGGACCGGCAACTTCCTGCTGACCATGTCGCGTATGCCGCAATTCGGCCGCATCGAGAAAAACGCCTACTACATGCAAGGCTACAGCGGCCACGGCGTCACCTGCTCGCACCTGGCCGGCAAACTGATCTCGGAAATGATCCGCGGCGACGCCGAACGCTTCGACGCGTTCGCCTCGTTACCGCACATGCCAATGTTCGGCGGCCGCACCTTCCAGGCCCCGCTCACCGCCATGGGCGCCGCGTACTACGCACTGCGCGATCGCTTCGGCATCTAA
- a CDS encoding cupin domain-containing protein, whose translation MDTGSRLKLVRESYKMSQRELARRSGVTNATISLIEQNRVSPSVSSLKKLLEGIPMSLADFFTFDQPPREHQYVFRANEQPDLGRHGLRLLLIGASVPSRQMRLLREQYAPGASSGEEPIVHSEGEECGLVTRGTVELTVDGQISVLNAGDGYYFPTTLPHRFRNIGADEAEIISANTPANF comes from the coding sequence ATGGACACGGGCTCACGACTCAAATTAGTACGCGAAAGCTACAAAATGTCCCAGCGCGAGCTGGCCCGGCGTAGCGGCGTCACCAATGCCACCATCTCCCTGATCGAACAGAATCGCGTCAGTCCCTCCGTCAGTTCCCTCAAAAAACTGCTTGAAGGCATCCCGATGTCTTTGGCGGACTTCTTCACCTTCGACCAACCACCGCGTGAGCATCAATACGTGTTTCGGGCTAACGAACAGCCGGACCTCGGGCGTCACGGGCTGCGGTTGCTGCTGATTGGCGCTTCGGTGCCGAGCCGGCAGATGCGCTTGTTGCGCGAGCAGTACGCGCCAGGGGCTAGTTCTGGTGAAGAGCCAATTGTTCACTCGGAAGGGGAAGAGTGCGGGCTCGTGACTCGGGGCACGGTGGAGTTGACGGTTGATGGGCAGATTAGTGTGCTGAATGCCGGGGATGGGTATTACTTCCCGACGACGCTGCCGCATCGGTTTCGGAATATTGGGGCGGATGAGGCGGAGATTATTAGTGCGAACACTCCGGCGAATTTCTGA
- a CDS encoding GNAT family N-acetyltransferase, which yields MLEIRRATPSDAQTAFDIRLQAIRHQCIGAYTEQQMLAWTAGAAKDGYDSLMEKHFYLGWIQGEPVATGMLDLESSEIGAIFVLPGFMGQGIGLKILNHLEGLARDLGLEEVNLDSTLNAADFYRRCGFVGDVPAIYHSPSGLQLACVPMVKGLLF from the coding sequence ATGCTCGAGATCAGACGCGCTACGCCAAGCGATGCCCAAACGGCGTTCGACATACGCTTGCAAGCGATACGGCACCAATGCATTGGTGCTTATACCGAGCAGCAGATGCTCGCCTGGACAGCAGGAGCCGCCAAGGACGGGTACGACAGCCTTATGGAGAAACACTTTTATCTGGGCTGGATTCAGGGTGAGCCGGTGGCGACAGGGATGCTTGATCTGGAGAGCAGCGAAATCGGCGCGATCTTTGTGCTGCCGGGTTTTATGGGGCAGGGTATTGGGTTGAAAATCCTGAATCACTTGGAAGGTTTGGCGCGGGATTTGGGGCTGGAGGAAGTCAATCTGGATTCCACATTGAACGCGGCCGACTTTTACCGTCGGTGCGGTTTTGTGGGTGATGTGCCTGCTATTTACCATTCACCTTCGGGGCTTCAGTTGGCTTGTGTGCCTATGGTGAAAGGGCTTTTGTTTTAA
- a CDS encoding fructose-bisphosphate aldolase: MTTNNPPRRFIPMSQFATDYPVLLIDTEAPIRELHNCVSERLNAVLKYLNLMACTSLPDYAENDINTVTNIARIMVQDVRDVFRVIEQRGFDTPKSQ, encoded by the coding sequence ATGACAACGAACAATCCGCCTCGCCGCTTCATCCCAATGTCCCAATTCGCTACCGACTACCCCGTCCTCCTCATCGACACCGAAGCCCCAATACGCGAACTCCACAACTGCGTCAGCGAACGCCTCAACGCCGTCCTCAAATACCTGAACCTCATGGCCTGCACCAGCCTGCCGGACTACGCCGAAAACGACATCAACACCGTCACCAACATCGCCCGGATCATGGTCCAGGATGTGCGCGATGTGTTTCGGGTGATTGAGCAGCGTGGGTTTGATACGCCCAAGAGTCAGTGA
- a CDS encoding PLDc N-terminal domain-containing protein, giving the protein MQIETIWIVLAAILLLVELWAINRVVKSTGKVDNKGVWIVVIVFVPLIGLILWAFAGPKHVAHDPHSPQARQ; this is encoded by the coding sequence ATGCAAATCGAAACGATCTGGATCGTACTCGCCGCAATTCTTTTGCTGGTTGAATTGTGGGCGATCAACAGAGTGGTCAAAAGCACGGGAAAAGTGGACAACAAAGGCGTATGGATCGTGGTGATCGTGTTCGTGCCGTTGATTGGGCTCATCCTGTGGGCCTTCGCCGGACCGAAGCACGTTGCGCACGACCCGCATTCACCGCAGGCCAGGCAATAA
- a CDS encoding GNAT family N-acetyltransferase has protein sequence MDIRFTEEKDWMLLKHVRLAALLDAPTAFGVSYQTAANYTDEQWKERASSVTGTQFWLALKEDKPIGMIGAAVSQSNRYNLIGMWVEPAERGSGVATQLVEAVKSRAIEKSHEHVFLDVAPDNARASNFYLRQGFTFIDEWEPLASHPHIRVQTMLWPVPS, from the coding sequence ATGGACATTCGATTCACGGAAGAAAAAGACTGGATGCTGTTGAAGCACGTCCGCCTCGCGGCACTGCTGGACGCGCCGACGGCGTTCGGTGTGAGTTATCAAACCGCCGCTAATTACACTGACGAGCAATGGAAAGAGCGCGCCTCTTCAGTCACCGGAACGCAGTTCTGGTTGGCCCTCAAGGAAGACAAACCAATCGGCATGATCGGTGCCGCGGTCAGTCAATCGAATCGCTATAACTTGATTGGAATGTGGGTTGAACCTGCTGAGCGGGGCTCTGGCGTGGCCACTCAGCTGGTTGAGGCAGTTAAATCTCGCGCGATTGAAAAAAGCCACGAACACGTTTTTCTGGACGTCGCTCCGGACAACGCAAGAGCTTCGAACTTCTATCTAAGGCAGGGTTTCACCTTCATCGATGAATGGGAACCGTTAGCCAGTCACCCGCACATCAGGGTTCAGACAATGCTCTGGCCTGTACCGAGCTGA